The Heptranchias perlo isolate sHepPer1 chromosome 3, sHepPer1.hap1, whole genome shotgun sequence region gtcccgttctcccatcaccgcaGTGCTCCCTGACTTCCATTGGCTCCCGTTTTGgtcacgcctcgattttaaaattctcatccttgttttcaaatccctccatggcctcgcccctccctatctctgcaacctcctccagccctacaaccctctgagatctttcCACTTATCAAATtattgcctcttgctcatccccgactttaatcgctccaccattggcggccatgccttcagctgcctccgtcccaagctctggaattctctcccgagACATCTtcagctctccacctctctccttctttaagattcttcttaaaaccgacctctttgaccgaacttttggtcatctgtcctaataactccttttgtggctctgtcatgaattttgtttgataatcgctcctttgaagcatcatgggatgttttactacgttaagagcacgatataattgcaagttgttgatgttaatTCTGCAAACCGTGTTTCACTGTATTACCGTTCTTATTCCCTGTCCAAcactcgctgctgttggtgtctCCGGGAAGCCTGTATGtcatgtttcactgtattaccGTTCTTGTCATTCTCTTTCCCACACTCGCTGATGTCGGTATTCCTGGTAAGTCTATACATCCagctattaattatataaatcatgtttcacaggggatccagagaatgtactaatatttacagtgggatccagagacggtactaatatttgcagggtataTAGTGACAGCAGTAAAATTTACAGAgaaccagagatggtactaatcaAGGCAGGGGATGCACAGTCTGTATCAATAGTCAGAGTGGATCAAGAGAAGGTGTTCATATATCCAGGGGAACCAGAGGTGGTTCCAATATTTCCATGAATCCAGAtacggtacataagaacataagaactgacgaaataggagcaggagaaggccaatcgacccatcgagcctgctccaccattcaacaagatcatggctgaacttctatctcaacaccattttcctgcactatccctatatcccttgatacctttaatatgtagaaatctatcgatctctgttttgaatgtactcaatgactgaacctccaaagagaattccaaagattcaccaccttccgagtgaagaaatttccactcatctcagtctcaaatagcccaccccttattctgagactgtgaccccttgttctcgactccccagccaggggaaacatcctccttgcatccaccctgtcgagccctttaagaatttttgcctgtttcaatgagatcatctctcattcttctaaactctagaaaatgcaggccgagtcgactcaatccctcctcataccacaatccctccatcacacgaatcagtctggtgaaccttcgttgcactccctctatggcaagtatatccttggagatcaaaattgtacacaacacTCCTGTTGCAGTCTCAAttaattgcagtaagatatctttactcctgtactcacatcctcttgtaataaaggtcaatataccatttgcctccctaattgcttgctgcacctgcatgtgagctttcagtgactcatgtacaaggacacccaggtccctttgaacaccaacatctcccaatctctcaccattttaaaatattctgcatttctgttttctctgtctttcctaccaaagtggataacatcacatttttccacattatattccatctgccatgttccttcatactcacttaacctgtctgtatccccttgaagccccattgcatcctcctcacaactcacattcccaccgagttatgtgtgtcatcagcaaacttggaaatatcatatttggtcccctcatccaaatctttgatacagattgtgaatcGGTGGGGCCCAAAcatcgatccctgcggcaccccaccagtcacagtctgccaaatcGAAAaatacccgtttattcctactctctgtttctgtctgttcaccaattctcaatccattccagtatattatccccaattccatgtgctctaacttttttttttattcgttcatgagatgtgggcgtcgctggcaaggtcggcatttattgcccatccctaattgcccttgagaaggtggtggtgagccgccttcttgaaccgctgcagtccgtgtggtgaaggttctcccacagtgctgttaggaagggagttccaggattttgacccagcgacgatgaaggaacggcgatatatttccaagtcgggatggtgtgtgacttggaggggaacgtgcaggtggtgttgttcccatgtgcctgctgcccttgtccttctaggtggtagaggtcgcgggtttgggaggtgctgtcgaagaagccttggcgagttgctgcagtgcatcctgtggatggtacacactgcagccacagtgcgccggtggtgaagggagtgaatgtttatggtgatggatgtggtaccaatcaagcgggctgctttgtgctggatggtgtcgagcttcttgagtgttgttgcagctgcactcattcaggcaagtggagagtattccatcacactcctgacttgtgccttgtagatggtggaaattctttggggagtcaggaggtgagtcactcgccgcagaatacccagcctctgacctgctcttgtcgccacagcatttatatggctggtccagttaagtttctggtcaatggtgaccccctggatgttgatggtgggggattctgcaactgtaatgccattgaatgtaaaggggaggtgattagactctctcttgttggggatggtcattgcctgacacttgtccagcgcgaatgttacttgccacttatcagcccaatcctggatgttgtccaggtcttgctgcatgcaggcacgtactgcttcattatctgaggggttgtgaatggaactgaacactgtgcaatcatcagtgaataccctcatttctgacctgatgatggagggaagggcatTGAGGTTCAACAACCTCCTgtttgggaccttatcgaaagccttctgaaaatccaaatgcaccacatccactggttcgtcCTTATCGATTCTACTTGTTTCATCCTCAAAGATCTCCAATAGGTttgcaaacatgatttccctttcaaaaatccatgttgactctgccaaatcctgttcatattttctcagtgtcctgttatcacatcctttataatggagtCTCGCACTTTCCCTACTACttttgtcaggctaacaggtctgcagttctctgttgtctctctccctccttgcttaaatagtggagttacatttactaccctccaagctgcaggaaccgttccagaatctatagaattttggaagatgattcaGAGACGGCAATAACATTtgcagggggatccagagacggtattaatatttacaggggattaaCATATTTTACTaaaatttacaggagatccacagACTGTTCTGATATTTATGGTGAtctagagactgtattaatatttacaggggttcctaatttggcactaatatTTATAGTGGAATCCAGTACTAATATTGGCAGAGGACATAGTgacagtcctaatatttacaggagaaccAGAATCTATAATAATAAAGGCCGTGGATCCAGAGTTTGTATCAATAGTCAgcgtgggtccagaggaggtactCATATATCCAGGGGAACCGGAGACGAttctaatatttccagggggttcagagacggtattaatatttacacaggtcCACAGACGGCACTAGTATTAACACTGGATCGagggactgtactaatatttacagggtatccagagacggtacgaacATTTACAGGGGATGTAGAGATGGTACTAAAAATTACAAGGGATCAGGAGAtggcattaatatttacaggggatccagagaccttACTAATATATACTGGGGATCCaatgacagtactaatatttacaggaagtccAGAGTCTTCACAAATATTTACATGGACGACGTTCGTAATTAAAGGGGGACCAGAGACTTAACGAATATTTGCAGAGGATTCAGAGATGGCAATAATATTTGCAGTGGGATCCGGAGACGGTAGTAATAATTACAGGGGTTCCAcagattttattaaaatttaCAGGATATCCACAAACAGTACTATtattacagagggtccagagacgttactaatatttccacgggatccagagacggtattaatatttacagtggatccggaGGCAGTGCGAATATTTATCGGAGATCCAGAaatggtaataatatttactggagatccagagacggtacaaatatttacaggcagTTCCAGCCTGATGTACAATTgccctgtttatttcccttccttacagttaacttattgacgattgtgatcctatctcggggaaagtgcggtctctccaaatgtgtcactcgttacctggtggcgatggcagcggcggatctactggtcgttatcttcGATCTGATACTCAGGCAGATTCCCATTGTCTATCGGGGTCAGTTTCGTTTCCTGTGGTccatccccgtgtgtaatatccacgccgtcctgcttttcgcagccacagactgttccgtctggttcaccgtcactttcaccttcgatcgatttgtggccatttgttgccagaatctgaaaactaaatattgcaccgagagaacggcgggtgtggttctgggaacagtgagtgtgctgggctgtttgaagAATatgttctggtactttatgttcacGGGCCAGTATAATCTTTACAACGAACCGTGGTtttgtgctgtacctgtccttgtTATGTTTTCACGTGTGTGGGCAGtcatcgaactccttcattatatcctcaccccggggatcccatttgttctgattctgttgCTCAATGTTTTCACTGTCAGATACATTTtgatggccagcagagcccgcaggagactccggcgtcacagcagtggggagagtcccagagacccagagatggagagccgaaggaaatccataattttactgtTTGTGATATCAGGAAACTTTATACTGTTCTgggcactgtttatggtgtattctatatggttcaggatgttgatgttggggttttATTCTGTAATTCTACCCAGGTTTCTACtagaactgggattcatgctccagctcatgagttgctgcacaaacacttgtatttatgccgtgacacagattaaattcagagagcagttgaagaatgtggtgaaatatccctttactgtaattataaaattcattaaataatgagaagatcTGAAGACTTTCTCAGATCAGAGACCGTTCTGCGTCATACggtgtctgattctctctccaccagGCCACGGTGCTGCAAACACTGTGTATTCTCCAATCACTGAAACCTTTATAACCTGAGGGAATTTAGCAACTCATTTACAGCATTTGTAAAAGTTTATATCTCAAGAAATTACAAGTTGCAAAATAACATATCGCAACTAATTACACCAAATGTTTCACCGTATTGGAGAATTGAAAAGTTAACAAAATAAGAGCAAAATTAAAATATTATATAACATTAGTACCATCTTGGGATTCCGTGTAAGAGGGCAGTGagaagtaaattccacactctctctctccacactcccctggggtgaacagtgagcagtaaattccacactctctctctccacactcccctggggtgaacagtgagcagtaaattccccactctctctctccacactcccctggggtgaacagtgagcagtaaattccacactctctctctccacactcccctggggtgaacagtgagcagtaaattccacactctctctctccacactcccctggggtgaacagtgagcagtaaattccacactctctttctccacactcccctggggtgaacagtgagcagtaaattccacactctctttctccacactcccctggggtgaacagtgagcagtaaattccacactctctctctccacactcccctggagtgaacagtgagcagtaaattccacactctctctctccacactcccctggggtgaacagtgagcagtaaattccacactctctctctccacactcccctggggtgaacagtgagcagtaaattccacactctctctctccacactcccctggagtgaacagtgagcagtaaattccacactctctctctccacactcccctggagtgaacagtgagcagtaaattccacactctctctctccacactcccctggggtgaacagtgagcagtaaattccacactctctctctccacactcccctggagtgaacagtgagcagtaaattccacactctctctctccacactcccctgtggtgaacagtgagcagtaaattccacactctctctctccacactcccctggggtgaacagtgagcagtaaattccacactctctttctccacactcccctggagtgaacagtgagcagtaaattccacactctctctctccacactcccctggggtgaacagtgagcagtaaattccacactctctttctccacactcccctggggtgaacagtgagcagtaaattccacactctctctccacactcccctggggtgaacagtgagcagtaaattccacactctctctctccacactctcctggggtgaacagtgagcagtaaattccacactctctctctccacactcccctggggtgaacagtgagcagtaaattccacactctctctctccacactctcctggggtgaacagtgagcagtaaattccacactctctctccacactcccctggggtgaacagtgagcagtaaattccacactctctttctccacactcccctggggtgaacagtgagcagtaaattccacactctctctctccacactcccctggggtgaacagtgagcagtaaattccacactctctctccacactcccctggtgtgaacagtgagcagtaaattccacacactctctccacactcccctggggtgaacagtg contains the following coding sequences:
- the LOC137308879 gene encoding probable G-protein coupled receptor 139; protein product: MFHCITVLVILFPTLADVGIPVNLLTIVILSRGKCGLSKCVTRYLVAMAAADLLVVIFDLILRQIPIVYRGQFRFLWSIPVCNIHAVLLFAATDCSVWFTVTFTFDRFVAICCQNLKTKYCTERTAGVVLGTVSVLGCLKNMFWYFMFTGQYNLYNEPWFCAVPVLVMFSRVWAVIELLHYILTPGIPFVLILLLNVFTVRYILMASRARRRLRRHSSGESPRDPEMESRRKSIILLFVISGNFILFWALFMVYSIWFRMLMLGFYSVILPRFLLELGFMLQLMSCCTNTCIYAVTQIKFREQLKNVVKYPFTVIIKFIK